A part of Rhopalosiphum maidis isolate BTI-1 chromosome 3, ASM367621v3, whole genome shotgun sequence genomic DNA contains:
- the LOC113559608 gene encoding inactive peptidyl-prolyl cis-trans isomerase FKBP6-like — MADDTTDLPPNVLNILKTASEEILNTQDGYCFTVDNTPNEDFNDTFSYNTDELAEFINFDMIGEEGDNLESFNHLITNTNYEDVTGDRKVLKILLEQGVGRVVPENYVVFVHYIAYLSNIQEPFDVTYVQGRRPKRFTLGNGELIPGLEIGIKTMTMGELSRFIIKPELAYRELGCPPRIPPNATILFDIHLVSYLSPENVLTFDRDNRDPNLFNKNLVQVKKLHLEANEQFKLRNIDKAIFKYNRALELLHMAGCKNDNEEIEMMKYLNKLYTNLSLCYLKQCAFHKVCRMGIEAMKYSERFSKHSVKLFFNWGKALRLLKDFTEANKKIQIALKLEPQNETIHIEIHKLKKDKEFHRNIEIMTFKDDDNVNDNERLAPKFWEVFDTHLIEFYNNDEDVLTVTLNKNPDDIKVIKNKASAYDLQVHIITKAGVPTNCIAIQK; from the exons ATGGCTGACGACACTACCGACCTTCCGCCCAATGTACTCAATATACTCAAGACAGCGTCAGAAGAAATACTGAATACACAGGACGGATACTGTTTTACGGTGGATAACACACCCAATGAAGACTTTAACGATACGTTTTCTTATAATACAGATGAGCTGGCTGAGTTTATTAACTTTGATATGATTGGAGAGGAAGGTGACAATCTTGAGTCTTTTAACCACCTCATTACCAATACAAACTATGAAGATGTTACTGGCGATCGCaaggtgttaaaaatattactggaACAAG GAGTCGGTCGAGTTGTACCAGAAAACTATGTAGTTTTTGTACATTACATTGCTTATTTATCAAACATTCAAGAACCATTTGATGTAACCTATGTTCAAGGAAGACGACCTAAACGTTTTACATTGGGTAATGGTGAACTCATACCAGGATTagaaataggtattaaaacaATGACTATGGGTGAACTCTCAAGGTTTATAATAAAGCCAGAATTGGCTTACAGAGAATTAGGATGCCCACCTCGCATACCACCAAACGCAACTATTCTATTTGATATCCATCTTGTTTCCTATTTATCACCTGAAAATGTCTTAACTTTTGATAGGGATAACCGTGATcctaacttatttaataaaaatcttgtacaagttaaaaaattgCATCTTGAAGctaatgaacaatttaaacttagaaatatagataaagctatatttaaatataaccggGCACTGGAACTACTGCATATGGCTGGATGCAAAAATGACAATGAAGAAATAGaaatgatgaaatatttgaataagctttatacaaatttaagtttGTGCTATTTAAAGCAATGTGCTTTTCATAAAGTTTGTCGTATGGGTATAGAGGCAATGAAATATTCAGAAAGATTTTCCAAGCActctgtaaaattatttttcaactggGGAAAAGCATTACGCTTACTTAAAGATTTTACAGAAGCAAATAAAAAGATTCAAATTGCATTGAAACTTGAACCTCAAAATGAAACAATACATattgaaattcataaattaaaaaaagataaagaaTTTCATCGTAACATAGAAATAATGACATTTAAAGATGACGATAATGTTAATGACAATGAAAGGTTGGCTCCTAAATTTTGGGAAGTATTTGATACACATTTAAtcgagttttataataatgatgaagaTGTATTAACAGTTACATTGAACAAAAACCCAGATGATATTAAGGTAATCAAAAATAAGGCAAGTGCTTATGATCTCCAAGTTCACATTATTACAAAAGCTGGTGTTCCAACAAATTGTAttgcaattcaaaaataa
- the LOC113559783 gene encoding ribonuclease H2 subunit C yields the protein MRLIINRPERVAEDNDVNAVVTDQQAVHLLPCKIHTREPDNDRQTTTAPVDRYFSPYTKATMDDEAALWHASLRGKPLTGVKLSMPDGYVGVLCVGEKDDGSRNTVDDSTTAAVTGEITEQLMYWNWDRIPTHEDPLLSALDWVRVSEAIMTNND from the coding sequence ATGCGTCTGATCATAAATCGACCAGAGCGGGTAGCAGAAGACAACGACGTCAATGCCGTGGTGACCGATCAACAGGCAGTACACCTGTTGCCGTGCAAGATTCACACGCGCGAACCAGATAATGACCGCCAGACGACGACAGCTCCGGTTGATCGATACTTTAGTCCGTACACCAAAGCCACAATGGATGATGAAGCCGCTTTGTGGCACGCGTCATTGCGTGGTAAGCCATTAACGGGCGTTAAACTCAGTATGCCCGATGGCTATGTCGGTGTATTGTGCGTCGGCGAGAAGGATGATGGCAGTCGTAATACAGTCGATGATTCTACAACTGCTGCTGTTACAGGGGAAATAACTGAACAACTGATGTACTGGAATTGGGACCGAATTCCGACGCATGAAGACCCGCTGCTGTCAGCACTTGACTGGGTTCGGGTATCTGAAGCCATCATGACCAACAATGACTGa